CCGACCCACAACCGAGCGCCGATGCTAAAACGGCATCTCGACGCCCTTTCGGTCCAGAGCTATCCGCGGACGTCAACGGAATGGATCGTCGTCTGCGACGGGTGCACCGACGGCTCCGCTCAGGTCGCACGCGAGGGAGGTGCTGACCGGGTGATCGAACAAGCTGCGTCAGGCCCGGCTGCAGCCCGAAACGCGGGGCTCGCCGCCGCCACGGGCTCTCTCGTGTGCTTCCTGGACGATGACATCATCCCCGACCAGGGATGGGTGAAAGCTCTCCTCGACGACTATCGCCCGGGGGAGTCGAAGCTCTTGCACATGGGCTACTGCCCGCATGCGCCAGGCAGCATCACGACCCATCTGGATCGCCGCAACGCGGCCTGGTACCAGAGCAGGATCGACGTGATCCGGAGGCCGGGCTATGAGCCCCGCTTCACCGATTTCTTCTGTGGCAATTTCGCCGTCAACCGAGAAGAATTCGCGGCCTTTGGCGGCTTTGATCCGAGCTTCTGGCTGGCCGAAGACTACGAGCTGGCGTTCCGCGCTCTCGCCGCGGGCTGGCGGATTCGCTTCGTCCCGGGCGCGCGGGCGGAGCACCACTTTCATCGAGGTCCGCGCGCCTATGGTCAGCAGGCATTTCGAGCTGGGCAGGCGGACGCCCTCCTGGTGCGCGTTCATCCCGAGATTGCGCCGGAGGTTCGCATCGGGCTGCCGCGGCGGCCGCTGAAGCGGATCGCCGGGGTCGGTTGGCGCGCCGTCGCGCTTCGCACCGCAATCAGTGTCGACCTGGTCGAACGTCTGGCCTTGATTGGGGAGCGAGTGCGGATGCGACGGCTACTCGACCTCCTCTACGCGCTCCTCTGGGATGGTCAGTACTGGCGGGGAGTGGCGGCCGCCTAGTTGTAGTTCCCACGGACCTTGTTGACAACTGAAGAGCCTCCTTGCACGGTTTGGGGTGTGAACAACAACCAGACCGAGAGGAGGCTCAGATGCAGCATAGGCCGCGACTCACCCCCTTTGGAAGACTGTTGCTGGTCCAGCGCGTGAGGGAAC
The nucleotide sequence above comes from Candidatus Dormiibacterota bacterium. Encoded proteins:
- a CDS encoding glycosyltransferase family A protein; protein product: MPEVSIVVPTHNRAPMLKRHLDALSVQSYPRTSTEWIVVCDGCTDGSAQVAREGGADRVIEQAASGPAAARNAGLAAATGSLVCFLDDDIIPDQGWVKALLDDYRPGESKLLHMGYCPHAPGSITTHLDRRNAAWYQSRIDVIRRPGYEPRFTDFFCGNFAVNREEFAAFGGFDPSFWLAEDYELAFRALAAGWRIRFVPGARAEHHFHRGPRAYGQQAFRAGQADALLVRVHPEIAPEVRIGLPRRPLKRIAGVGWRAVALRTAISVDLVERLALIGERVRMRRLLDLLYALLWDGQYWRGVAAA